A genomic stretch from Longibacter salinarum includes:
- a CDS encoding response regulator transcription factor: MARRIYIIEPHPAVRESFRFLVGPMANLTIVGTAATYKSAMHDLSRKKPDIVLMGLAGASDAPIRALRSQCPDARILVATAFQTGLTPSVAQEAGADICVSRAYGAPSLLPSLRKIAGTLNRPALHPMERDVSFADSPRVPPTCAADSISASERLHPAD; this comes from the coding sequence ATGGCGCGCAGGATTTACATCATTGAGCCGCATCCAGCGGTCCGCGAGAGCTTTCGATTTCTTGTGGGACCAATGGCAAATTTAACCATTGTGGGGACGGCTGCTACATACAAGTCCGCGATGCACGATCTGTCCAGGAAGAAGCCGGACATTGTGCTGATGGGTCTTGCCGGAGCGAGCGATGCCCCGATTCGAGCCCTCCGCTCTCAGTGTCCGGATGCCCGAATTCTCGTGGCAACCGCCTTTCAGACTGGTCTAACGCCTTCCGTCGCACAGGAGGCCGGGGCCGACATTTGCGTCTCTCGTGCGTACGGAGCTCCATCGTTACTGCCAAGTCTGCGCAAGATTGCAGGCACGCTCAACCGACCTGCGCTGCACCCGATGGAGCGCGATGTCTCTTTTGCTGACTCCCCACGCGTTCCCCCGACGTGCGCGGCAGATTCGATCTCTGCATCTGAGCGACTTCATCCGGCCGACTAA